From Gordonia crocea, the proteins below share one genomic window:
- the murI gene encoding glutamate racemase: protein MSEGRKTGIDRQAPIGIFDSGVGGLTVARAIIDQLPDEDVIYIGDTANGPYGPLTIPEVRRHALAIGDELASRGVKAIVIACNTASAACLRDARERYAPIPVVEVVLPAVRRAVATTRSGRIGVIGTAATVASRAYEDAFAAARDAEITSVACPKFVDFVERGITSGRQILGLAQGYLEPLQEADVDTLVLGCTHYPLLSGVVQLAMGDQVTLVSSAEETAKDVLRVLTELDLLHPHSNREARRVFTATGDPESFARLAKRFLGPAVGRVEHL, encoded by the coding sequence GTGAGTGAGGGCAGGAAGACCGGTATCGACCGGCAGGCGCCGATCGGCATCTTCGATTCCGGCGTGGGCGGACTGACCGTCGCGCGGGCGATCATCGACCAGCTGCCCGACGAGGACGTCATCTACATCGGTGACACCGCGAACGGTCCCTACGGTCCGCTGACGATCCCGGAGGTCCGCCGCCACGCCTTGGCAATCGGTGACGAGCTGGCCTCGCGCGGGGTCAAGGCGATCGTCATCGCCTGCAACACCGCGTCGGCGGCGTGCCTGCGCGATGCGCGGGAGCGGTATGCGCCGATCCCCGTCGTCGAGGTCGTCCTGCCAGCGGTGCGCCGGGCCGTCGCCACCACCAGGTCGGGGCGGATCGGCGTGATCGGCACCGCGGCCACCGTCGCGTCCCGGGCTTACGAAGATGCCTTCGCCGCGGCGCGCGACGCCGAGATCACCTCGGTCGCGTGCCCGAAGTTCGTCGACTTCGTCGAACGCGGGATCACCAGCGGCCGCCAGATCCTGGGGTTGGCCCAGGGCTATCTCGAGCCGTTGCAGGAGGCCGACGTCGACACGCTGGTGCTCGGCTGCACGCACTATCCGTTGCTCTCCGGCGTCGTGCAGTTGGCGATGGGCGACCAGGTCACCCTGGTGTCGAGCGCCGAGGAGACGGCGAAGGACGTGCTGCGGGTCCTGACCGAACTCGACCTGCTGCACCCGCACTCGAATCGGGAGGCGCGCCGGGTGTTCACCGCCACCGGCGATCCTGAGTCTTTTGCCCGCCTTGCCAAGCGATTCCTGGGGCCCGCGGTGGGCCGCGTCGAGCACCTGTGA